The following coding sequences lie in one Osmerus mordax isolate fOsmMor3 chromosome 13, fOsmMor3.pri, whole genome shotgun sequence genomic window:
- the ric3a gene encoding protein RIC-3 has translation MSVTTFQKVTLFSCSVLCLSLFLPKMLLPRGKKDVGQADVRPGYYPPMMHRLPVPEDQGLWEEGSVPPLTQSLDIMAKVKSMSGASRPSLLGQVIPIYGFGILLYILFIFYKARDLKGAGNSITTPPSSSVTNLASPPADYELARLHQRLQETEQLMEMIVSGTSRAPDSVKRGKCRSKSRRLSKSKGGSRQQRQREKEEEEDRLRLQLKDISRVMEEGRTEAASPEIEAEEVTYTEDWDGYPEETYPQYEEPCGRRRYDTVSLVVEEPGCWRPTPEALAERMEVEEEEVEVDTRLPVLLEEEEEEEEQGEREGLPPALGGEEGRGQRLEVAVERELWPSPKAKKQISFNEHKDVFQYPKEGFYEGQEEEEDDEEEEEDEEEVDVLEDVEVGEEEEEEEEEEEEEEEEEEEQEDEEREEDPLIEAESLLLDYDVCRNPEAEAEEEVDEEECLLLSLPPPPRGGSPTPSVLMRDLATSGVRMRNRRET, from the exons ATGTCGGTTACAACTTTTCAGAAGGTTACTCTATTTTCTTGCTCCGTGCTATGTCTTTCGCTTTTCCTGCCCAAAATGCTTTTGCCCAGAGGGAAGAAAGATGTAGGGCAGGCCGACG TCAGACCAGGTTACTACCCCCCTATGATGCATCGTCTTCCTGTGCCAGAGGACCAGGGGTTGTGGGAGGAGGGCTCTGTGCCCCCCCTGACTCAAAGCCTTGATATCATGGCCAAAGTAAAAAGCATGAGTGGAGCCAGCAGGCCCAGCCTCCTGGGGCAGGTCATACCCATCTATGGATTTGGAATTCTCCTTTACATCCTCTTTATTTTCTACAAG GCTAGAGACCTCAAGGGGGCTGGTAACAGTATTACAACTCCACCAAGCAGCAGTGTAACTAACCTGGCTTCACCTCCAGCTGACTACGAGCTGGCCAGGCTTCACCAGAGGCTGCAGGAGACGGAGCAGCTGATGGAGATGATCGTCTCTGGAACGAGCCGGGCGCCCGACAG tgTCAAGAGGGGTAAATGCAGGAGTAAGAGCCGGCGCCTGAGCAAGAGTAAAGGTGGTTCCCGGCAGCAGCGGCAgcgtgagaaggaggaggaggaggacaggctgcGGCTGCAGCTGAAGGACATCAGCCGGGTGATGGAGGAAGGTCGGACGGAGGCCGCCTCCCCAGAGATCGAGGCCGAGGAGGTGACCTACACAGAGGACTGGGATG GCTACCCCGAGGAGACCTACCCCCAGTACGAGGAGCCCTGTGGCAGGCGCAGGTACGACACCGTCAGCCTTGTGGTTGAGGAGCCGGGCTGCTGGCGGCCCACCCCCGAAGCCCTGgctgagaggatggaggtggaggaggaggaggtcgaggtggacaccaggctgccagTCCtgctggaggaagaagaggaagaggaggagcagggagagagggagggtctcCCTCCTGCCTTGGGCggcgaggaaggaagggggcagCGGCTGGAAGTGGCTGTTGAGAGGGAGCTCTGGCCGTCTCCTAAAGCGAAAAAACAAATCAGCTTTAATGAGCACAAAGATGTTTTCCAGTATCCTAAAGAGGGCTTTTATGagggtcaggaggaggaggaagatgatgaagaggaggaggaagacgaggaggaggtcgACGTATTGGAGGATGTGGaagtaggggaggaggaggaggaggaagaggaggaggaggaagaagaggaggaggaggaagaagagcaggaggatgaagagagggaggaagacccTTTGATTGAAGCCGAGAGTCTCCTATTAGATTATGACGTCTGTCGCAAccctgaggcagaggcagaggaggaggtggatgaggaagagtgcctgctcctgtcccttcctcccccacctcgAGGAGGGAGTCCCACCCCTTCAGTCCTGATGAGGGACCTGGCCACCAgtggggtgaggatgaggaacCGGAGAGAGACGTAG